In a genomic window of Planifilum fimeticola:
- a CDS encoding ABC transporter ATP-binding protein, with translation MTSCVVVEHVSKKYNGKKAVNDLSFEIKRGEIFSLLGPNGAGKSTLIRMMTGLIQPDSGQIRMNGEQVLPFKKEVKRYFSFLPETMSLYPNLTAGETLRFFSRLQRIPRHRCEEVLDVVGLLGFKDKKIGGFSKGMRQRLGLAVALLDEAPLLILDEPTSGLDPYWSSRFKEIIRRKKREGISVLFASHDLYEVESLADRIAILNEGKLYYLGTLDGLKARHPTEIRIRVRFEVPQDPDGLSRELGVAVNRMGDWAELICRREEKVRILRSLEKGGRKLADLHIHETTLEEIYRTISGRAPSPQMDKL, from the coding sequence GTGACTTCCTGTGTGGTGGTGGAACATGTTTCCAAAAAATATAACGGAAAAAAAGCGGTGAACGATCTATCCTTTGAAATCAAACGTGGAGAAATTTTTTCGCTCTTGGGACCCAACGGAGCGGGAAAAAGCACCCTGATTCGGATGATGACCGGCCTGATTCAACCCGATTCCGGACAAATTCGGATGAACGGAGAACAGGTTCTGCCCTTCAAAAAGGAAGTCAAAAGATATTTCTCCTTTTTGCCGGAGACGATGTCCCTTTATCCCAATCTTACGGCGGGTGAGACGTTGCGCTTCTTCTCCAGACTGCAGAGGATTCCCCGGCACCGGTGCGAGGAAGTGCTGGATGTCGTGGGACTGTTGGGGTTCAAGGATAAGAAAATCGGCGGTTTTTCCAAGGGAATGAGGCAACGCCTGGGATTGGCGGTCGCGCTTTTGGATGAGGCGCCGCTCCTGATATTGGACGAACCCACTTCCGGATTGGATCCCTATTGGTCATCCCGGTTCAAGGAAATCATCCGTCGGAAAAAGCGGGAAGGTATCAGCGTTTTGTTCGCTTCCCACGATCTTTATGAGGTGGAGTCCTTGGCGGATCGGATCGCCATCCTGAATGAGGGAAAACTCTACTATTTGGGAACCTTGGACGGCCTCAAAGCGAGGCATCCCACCGAAATCCGGATCCGGGTTCGGTTTGAGGTCCCCCAAGATCCGGACGGGTTGTCCCGGGAATTGGGAGTTGCCGTCAACCGGATGGGGGATTGGGCCGAATTGATTTGCCGGAGAGAAGAGAAGGTGAGGATTCTTCGTTCTTTGGAGAAGGGCGGAAGAAAATTGGCGGACCTTCACATTCACGAGACGACCCTGGAGGAGATCTACCGCACAATTTCCGGGAGGGCGCCTTCCCCGCAGATGGACAAATTGTGA
- a CDS encoding YtrH family sporulation protein, translating into MGGFWSTTVLDFFIALGVVLGGSLLGGIGYLFGDEPPMSKMVYLADQLKIWAMVAAIGGTFDAIRAFEINLLGGQLEEVAQQLVFIFSSFIGAHTGYLLIRWLIQGDW; encoded by the coding sequence ATGGGAGGATTCTGGTCCACAACCGTTCTCGATTTTTTCATCGCCCTGGGTGTCGTCCTCGGGGGAAGCCTGCTGGGAGGGATCGGCTACTTGTTCGGGGACGAACCGCCGATGAGCAAAATGGTCTACCTGGCCGACCAACTGAAGATCTGGGCCATGGTCGCCGCCATCGGAGGAACCTTCGACGCCATCCGAGCGTTTGAAATCAACCTCCTCGGAGGTCAACTCGAAGAGGTCGCCCAACAGCTGGTATTCATTTTCAGTTCCTTCATCGGTGCCCACACCGGGTATCTGCTGATCCGCTGGCTGATCCAAGGGGATTGGTAG
- a CDS encoding YtpI family protein — protein sequence MISLVLFIVVIIATIFFFANSYATRRTEGVKRKQYQAKTNISMGILFVAIGASQLLLPVQHWFRALLITFIFAVGLINLFYGIRNWRKFRTAAEEK from the coding sequence ATGATTTCCCTTGTTCTGTTCATTGTCGTGATCATCGCCACCATTTTCTTCTTCGCCAACAGTTACGCTACCCGCAGGACCGAAGGAGTCAAGAGGAAACAGTACCAGGCGAAAACCAACATCAGCATGGGCATCCTGTTCGTCGCCATCGGCGCGTCCCAATTGCTTCTGCCCGTCCAGCACTGGTTTCGCGCCCTGCTGATCACCTTCATCTTCGCCGTCGGGCTGATCAACCTGTTCTACGGCATCCGCAACTGGCGAAAATTCCGGACCGCGGCGGAAGAAAAATAA
- a CDS encoding ABC transporter permease codes for MKPAWKIKLETVGVVAEKEMLDAVRNRWFHVFVVFFFLLSASISYFGLADSGGIGFESFNRTTASLLNLILFVIPLFTLILGGSSITGEREQGTLMLLMSKPVTAAELVLGKYLGLAASMVFAIMIGFGLIGILTAFLLSPSEAKAYFMFVLLSILLTLSFLSLAILISAAAKRRVTSVVGGIVVWSVAVMLYDFAVMGGAKLFTGKMVDYFLLVCLLANPVDSVRILGIVHLGGDTVFGPSLVSLTRLLSGVSSEILLLSGIAVWMIVPLFLAISVFQRRGGV; via the coding sequence TTGAAGCCGGCGTGGAAGATCAAGCTGGAAACGGTGGGTGTCGTCGCCGAGAAGGAAATGTTGGATGCCGTTCGCAACCGTTGGTTTCACGTGTTTGTGGTGTTCTTTTTCCTGCTGTCCGCTTCCATTTCCTATTTTGGGTTGGCGGATAGCGGCGGGATCGGTTTTGAGAGTTTTAATCGCACGACGGCCAGCCTTTTAAATCTGATCTTGTTTGTCATTCCCTTGTTCACGCTGATTTTAGGCGGATCGTCCATCACCGGGGAACGTGAGCAGGGCACGTTGATGCTGCTGATGTCCAAACCGGTGACGGCCGCTGAACTGGTTTTGGGCAAGTATCTGGGCCTTGCGGCATCCATGGTATTTGCCATCATGATCGGTTTTGGTCTGATCGGCATCCTCACCGCCTTCCTCTTGTCCCCCTCCGAGGCGAAAGCGTATTTCATGTTTGTACTGCTTTCCATCCTGTTGACACTCTCTTTTCTCAGCTTGGCCATCCTGATCTCCGCTGCGGCGAAAAGGCGGGTGACCTCCGTGGTCGGCGGCATCGTCGTCTGGTCGGTCGCGGTGATGCTGTATGACTTTGCCGTCATGGGGGGAGCGAAGTTATTTACCGGTAAAATGGTCGATTATTTTCTACTGGTTTGCCTGTTGGCAAACCCCGTCGACTCCGTCCGCATCCTGGGAATCGTGCATCTGGGAGGAGATACGGTTTTCGGGCCCAGCCTGGTGTCGTTGACACGGCTGTTGAGCGGCGTTTCAAGCGAAATTCTTCTGCTGTCGGGGATCGCGGTCTGGATGATTGTCCCACTGTTCCTTGCCATTTCTGTCTTTCAAAGGAGGGGAGGAGTGTGA